Proteins encoded within one genomic window of Streptomyces rubradiris:
- a CDS encoding CoA-binding protein yields MYGDDATIRRILTELGDTWAVVGLSANERRAAYGVSRELQRFGKRIVPVHPKAETVHGERGYASLSDIPFDVDVVDVFVNSALAGPVADEAVAKGARAVWFQLGVVDPAAYERTRAAGLEMVMDRCPAIEIPRLG; encoded by the coding sequence ATGTACGGCGACGACGCGACGATCCGCAGGATTCTGACCGAGCTGGGCGACACCTGGGCGGTGGTCGGCCTGTCCGCGAACGAGCGCCGGGCCGCGTACGGCGTGTCCCGGGAACTCCAGCGGTTCGGCAAGCGGATCGTGCCGGTGCACCCCAAGGCCGAGACGGTGCACGGGGAGCGGGGTTACGCCTCCCTCTCGGACATCCCCTTCGACGTGGATGTGGTCGACGTCTTCGTGAACAGCGCGCTGGCCGGCCCGGTCGCCGACGAGGCCGTGGCGAAGGGCGCGCGGGCGGTGTGGTTCCAGCTGGGCGTCGTCGACCCGGCCGCCTACGAACGCACCCGGGCGGCGGGCCTGGAGATGGTCATGGACCGCTGCCCGGCCATCGAGATCCCGCGGCTGGGCTAG
- a CDS encoding YbaK/EbsC family protein, whose protein sequence is MRAPIGDFTTATPAPDCLDELTAPVADAVRAWQGTVPADQILYVDTDPRWADTATFVEHYGRDLLERSANCVVVAGKRAGETRLAACVVPSTARADVNGVVRRQLGARKASFAPMETATGETGMEYGGITPLGLPADWPVLVDSAVVDLPYVVIGSGRRRGKLLIPGKALAELPGATVLEGLGVV, encoded by the coding sequence ATGCGCGCGCCCATCGGAGACTTCACCACCGCCACCCCCGCCCCGGACTGCCTCGACGAGCTGACCGCCCCCGTCGCCGACGCCGTACGCGCCTGGCAGGGCACGGTCCCGGCCGACCAGATCCTCTACGTCGACACCGACCCGCGCTGGGCCGACACCGCCACGTTCGTGGAGCACTACGGCCGGGACCTGCTGGAGCGGTCGGCGAACTGCGTGGTGGTCGCGGGCAAGCGGGCCGGTGAGACCCGGCTGGCCGCCTGTGTGGTGCCGTCCACCGCCCGGGCCGACGTCAACGGTGTCGTCCGCCGTCAACTGGGGGCCCGCAAGGCGTCGTTCGCCCCGATGGAGACGGCGACCGGCGAGACCGGCATGGAGTACGGCGGTATCACCCCGCTCGGACTGCCCGCCGACTGGCCGGTGTTGGTGGACTCGGCCGTGGTCGACCTGCCCTACGTCGTGATCGGCAGCGGACGCCGGCGCGGCAAGCTCCTGATCCCCGGCAAGGCCCTCGCCGAACTCCCCGGCGCCACCGTGCTGGAGGGGCTCGGGGTGGTGTGA
- a CDS encoding helix-turn-helix domain-containing protein, which produces MSDLELLTQTLARNVKHWRAVRGFTLDVLAARAGVSRGMLIQIEQARTNPSIGTVVKIGDALGVSITALLDYERGPKVRIVPAERAVRLWHTKAGSYNRLLAGTEAPGPLEMWDWRLMPGDISPSEPHRGGTVELVHVTAGELTLAVDGTEYRVPTGASASFEADVPHWYGNQGELPVEMVMAVSVPPVP; this is translated from the coding sequence GTGTCGGACCTAGAACTCCTGACCCAGACCCTGGCGCGCAACGTCAAGCACTGGCGCGCGGTGCGCGGCTTCACGCTGGACGTGCTCGCCGCCCGGGCCGGCGTCAGCCGCGGCATGCTCATCCAGATCGAGCAGGCCCGCACCAACCCGAGCATCGGCACGGTCGTCAAGATCGGCGACGCGCTCGGCGTCAGCATCACCGCGCTGCTCGACTACGAGCGGGGCCCGAAGGTGCGGATCGTCCCCGCCGAACGGGCCGTACGGCTCTGGCACACCAAGGCCGGCAGCTACAACCGGCTGCTCGCCGGCACCGAGGCTCCCGGACCGCTGGAGATGTGGGACTGGCGGCTGATGCCGGGGGACATCAGCCCTTCCGAGCCGCACCGCGGCGGCACGGTCGAGCTGGTCCATGTCACCGCGGGCGAGCTGACGCTCGCCGTGGACGGCACGGAGTACCGCGTGCCGACCGGCGCCAGCGCCTCCTTCGAGGCCGACGTCCCGCACTGGTACGGCAACCAGGGCGAGCTGCCCGTGGAGATGGTGATGGCCGTGTCCGTACCACCCGTGCCGTGA
- a CDS encoding EamA family transporter, with amino-acid sequence MTALFALLTSLLWGLADFGGGLLTRRTPALTVVVVSQGIAAVVLGAIVLATGGWSEAGPRLWFAFAAGLVGPVALLCFYQALALGPMGVVSPLATLSVAVPVGVGLVLGERPGLFQAVGSAVAVTGVVLAGGPQLRGTAVQRRTILMTLVAAIGFGTVFALIAEASTTVTGLFLALFVQRVTDVVVGGAALVVSVRRGGAAVPEGGFRWGSLPALAFVGLADVAANGTYAMATRSGPVTVAAVLASLYPVVTALAALGFLKERLRGIQTAGAGLALLGTLLLATG; translated from the coding sequence ATGACAGCACTCTTCGCCCTGCTCACCAGCCTTCTGTGGGGGTTGGCCGACTTCGGCGGCGGACTGCTGACCCGGCGCACCCCGGCGCTGACGGTGGTGGTCGTCTCCCAGGGCATCGCGGCGGTCGTGCTCGGCGCCATCGTGCTGGCCACCGGCGGCTGGAGCGAGGCCGGACCCCGGCTCTGGTTCGCGTTCGCGGCCGGCCTGGTGGGGCCGGTGGCCCTGCTCTGCTTCTACCAGGCCCTCGCGCTCGGCCCGATGGGCGTGGTCTCGCCGCTGGCCACCCTCAGCGTCGCCGTGCCCGTCGGTGTCGGACTCGTGCTCGGCGAGCGGCCGGGGCTGTTCCAGGCCGTCGGCAGCGCCGTCGCCGTCACCGGGGTCGTCCTCGCGGGCGGGCCGCAGCTGCGGGGCACGGCCGTGCAGCGGCGCACGATCCTGATGACACTGGTCGCGGCGATCGGCTTCGGCACGGTGTTCGCGCTGATCGCGGAGGCGTCCACCACGGTGACCGGGCTGTTCCTCGCGCTGTTCGTACAGCGGGTGACGGACGTGGTGGTGGGCGGGGCCGCGCTCGTCGTCTCGGTGCGGCGCGGCGGGGCCGCCGTACCGGAGGGCGGGTTCCGGTGGGGTTCGCTGCCCGCGCTGGCGTTCGTCGGGCTCGCCGACGTCGCCGCCAACGGCACTTACGCGATGGCCACCCGGAGCGGCCCGGTCACCGTCGCGGCCGTGCTCGCCTCCCTGTACCCGGTGGTGACCGCCCTGGCCGCACTCGGCTTCCTCAAGGAGCGGCTGCGCGGCATCCAGACGGCGGGCGCGGGCCTGGCCCTGCTGGGCACACTGCTGCTGGCTACGGGCTGA
- a CDS encoding acyltransferase — translation MPQRKNTFSSWRQRLAQRAVHAGWAWVRRTGSVTAEHPGRFRFGAIGEHTRLAFPLGTIFGEPWIRLGSYCIIGEQVTLTAGLMPDLDLGPDPILRIGDGVVLGRGSHVIADTTVTIGSDCYFGPYVYVTSTNHSYDDPHQPIGKQWPRMEPVEIGPGCWIGTGAVILPGARIGRNVVVAAGAVVRGTVPDHAVVAGAPAKVVRRWTPDTGWQPPLRTPAPVPIPDDITPGQLRALADLDEEAVARLAALDPDG, via the coding sequence GTGCCGCAGCGCAAGAACACGTTCTCATCCTGGCGTCAGCGCCTGGCCCAGCGCGCCGTCCACGCGGGCTGGGCGTGGGTGCGGCGCACGGGCTCGGTGACGGCCGAGCACCCCGGCCGTTTCCGCTTCGGCGCCATCGGCGAGCACACCCGGCTGGCCTTCCCGCTCGGCACGATCTTCGGCGAACCGTGGATCCGGCTCGGGTCGTACTGCATCATCGGGGAGCAGGTGACCCTCACCGCGGGCCTGATGCCCGACCTGGACCTCGGCCCGGACCCGATCCTGCGCATCGGCGACGGCGTGGTCCTCGGCCGCGGCAGCCACGTCATCGCGGACACCACGGTCACCATCGGCAGCGACTGCTACTTCGGCCCGTACGTCTACGTCACCTCCACCAACCACTCCTACGACGACCCGCACCAGCCCATCGGCAAGCAGTGGCCGCGCATGGAGCCGGTCGAGATCGGGCCGGGCTGCTGGATCGGCACCGGCGCGGTGATCCTGCCGGGGGCGCGGATCGGCCGGAACGTGGTCGTGGCGGCCGGCGCGGTGGTCCGGGGCACGGTGCCGGACCACGCGGTGGTGGCCGGGGCGCCCGCCAAGGTCGTACGGCGCTGGACGCCCGACACCGGCTGGCAGCCGCCGCTGCGCACGCCCGCGCCGGTGCCGATACCGGACGACATCACACCGGGCCAGCTGCGCGCGCTGGCCGACCTGGACGAGGAGGCGGTGGCCCGGCTGGCCGCGCTGGACCCCGACGGCTGA
- a CDS encoding gamma carbonic anhydrase family protein, which translates to MTRKALIMGIGGKEPQVDPEAFVAPTASVVGDVTLHEGASVWYGAVVRGDIEKITVGARANVQDNVTLHADPGFPVRIGERVSIGHNAVVHGATVEEDCLIGMGATVLNGAVIGAGSLVAAQALVPQGMVVPPGSLVAGVPAKVRRTLTEEEREGVVLNGTLYADLAKAHREVHE; encoded by the coding sequence ATGACGCGGAAGGCGCTGATCATGGGCATCGGGGGCAAGGAACCCCAGGTCGATCCGGAGGCGTTCGTGGCACCCACGGCGTCCGTGGTCGGGGACGTCACACTGCACGAGGGGGCCAGTGTCTGGTACGGGGCCGTCGTGCGCGGGGACATAGAGAAGATCACCGTGGGGGCGCGGGCCAATGTGCAGGACAACGTCACCCTGCACGCCGACCCCGGGTTCCCGGTGCGCATCGGGGAGCGGGTGTCCATCGGGCACAACGCGGTGGTGCACGGGGCGACCGTGGAGGAGGACTGCCTGATCGGGATGGGCGCGACCGTGCTGAACGGGGCGGTGATCGGGGCGGGCTCGCTGGTGGCCGCCCAGGCACTGGTGCCGCAGGGGATGGTGGTGCCGCCCGGGTCGCTGGTGGCGGGCGTACCGGCGAAGGTGCGGCGGACCCTGACGGAGGAGGAGCGGGAGGGCGTGGTCCTCAACGGCACGCTGTACGCCGATCTGGCGAAGGCGCATCGCGAGGTGCACGAGTAA
- a CDS encoding DedA family protein, translated as MHVQEWLDSVPAAAVYAVVALVIGFESLGIPLPGEIVLVSAALMSSQHTGVNPVILGACATAGAVIGDSIGYAIGRKGGRPLLAWLAKKFPRHFSAGHVATAERSFEKWGMWAVFFGRFVALLRIFAGPLAGVLHMPYWKFLIANVLGGICWAGGTTAVIYYVGIVAEDWLKRFSYVGLGVAVLIGLGSMLILKRKAKKAQSQTEQRQAEAEPVNAGE; from the coding sequence GTGCACGTCCAGGAATGGCTCGACTCGGTGCCTGCCGCCGCCGTCTACGCCGTGGTGGCCCTGGTGATCGGATTCGAGAGCCTGGGCATCCCGTTGCCGGGCGAGATCGTCCTGGTCTCGGCGGCCCTGATGTCGTCGCAGCACACCGGCGTCAATCCGGTCATCCTCGGCGCCTGCGCGACCGCCGGAGCGGTGATCGGCGACTCGATCGGCTACGCCATCGGCCGCAAGGGCGGACGCCCGCTGCTGGCCTGGCTCGCCAAGAAGTTCCCACGCCACTTCAGCGCGGGCCATGTGGCCACCGCCGAGCGGTCCTTCGAGAAGTGGGGCATGTGGGCGGTCTTCTTCGGCCGCTTCGTCGCCCTGCTGCGCATCTTCGCCGGTCCCCTCGCGGGCGTCCTGCACATGCCGTACTGGAAGTTCCTGATCGCCAACGTCCTCGGCGGCATCTGCTGGGCCGGGGGGACCACGGCCGTCATCTACTACGTCGGCATCGTCGCCGAGGACTGGCTGAAGCGCTTCTCCTACGTCGGCCTGGGCGTGGCCGTCCTCATCGGACTCGGCTCCATGCTGATCCTCAAGCGCAAGGCGAAGAAGGCCCAGTCGCAGACGGAGCAGCGACAAGCGGAAGCGGAGCCCGTGAACGCCGGGGAGTGA
- a CDS encoding lysylphosphatidylglycerol synthase transmembrane domain-containing protein, whose amino-acid sequence MSTSTSSASTSTASTSRSLPRPGAETAGVDPERAAPARSVASRGPARSLRLVLCLVPVLFAVGWAAANRPVVCEGFRRLVAADPGWLAAGAGFTCLTWVAASCVRQGALPDPVPPRLLLASQFAAGAANHVLPGGLGAHAVTLRFLRGQGVPLERATASIGLYSLVKSVAKTLVLVVFLAASPARRRLGELIPDGRLLVALAAGVGGAVTVAGVLLAVVRPLRRPVTGLLRTAVSDARAVHARPCRVLALWGGAVAMPLVQAGALACVAASLGLGLPWEQVVLAHLAAGTAVGAVPAPGGLAVDAALVWTLVAFGSSPAPATATVIGYRVLTDWAPLLPGALVLSGLIRRNVV is encoded by the coding sequence ATGTCCACGTCTACATCGTCCGCATCCACCTCCACCGCCTCCACCTCGCGCTCGCTGCCGCGTCCGGGCGCGGAGACCGCCGGCGTCGATCCGGAGCGTGCGGCTCCGGCGCGGTCGGTGGCGTCGCGCGGGCCGGCCCGGTCGCTGCGGCTGGTGCTGTGCCTGGTTCCGGTGCTGTTCGCCGTCGGCTGGGCGGCGGCGAACCGGCCCGTCGTGTGCGAGGGGTTCCGGCGGCTGGTCGCGGCCGATCCGGGGTGGCTGGCGGCGGGGGCCGGGTTCACCTGTCTGACCTGGGTGGCCGCCTCCTGCGTCCGGCAGGGTGCGCTGCCCGACCCGGTACCGCCCCGGCTGCTGCTGGCCTCGCAGTTCGCCGCCGGCGCCGCCAACCATGTGCTGCCCGGCGGGCTCGGCGCGCACGCCGTCACCCTGCGGTTCCTGCGCGGGCAGGGCGTACCGCTGGAGCGGGCGACCGCGTCGATCGGCTTGTACTCGCTCGTCAAGTCCGTCGCGAAGACGCTGGTGCTGGTGGTGTTCCTGGCGGCCTCACCGGCCCGGCGGCGCCTCGGGGAACTGATACCGGACGGGCGGCTGCTGGTAGCCCTCGCGGCGGGCGTGGGCGGGGCGGTCACGGTGGCCGGGGTGCTGCTGGCTGTCGTGCGGCCGCTGCGGCGGCCGGTGACCGGGCTGCTGCGCACCGCCGTGTCCGACGCCCGCGCGGTGCATGCCCGGCCGTGCCGGGTGCTGGCGCTGTGGGGCGGGGCCGTGGCGATGCCGCTGGTGCAGGCCGGCGCGCTGGCCTGCGTGGCGGCTTCGCTGGGGCTGGGGCTGCCCTGGGAGCAGGTGGTGCTGGCCCATCTGGCGGCGGGCACGGCCGTCGGAGCGGTGCCCGCGCCGGGCGGCCTCGCGGTCGACGCGGCGCTGGTGTGGACGCTGGTCGCCTTCGGCTCCTCGCCCGCACCGGCGACCGCGACCGTCATCGGCTACCGGGTCCTGACCGACTGGGCACCGCTGCTGCCGGGCGCGTTGGTGCTGTCGGGGCTGATCCGCCGGAATGTGGTGTGA
- a CDS encoding XRE family transcriptional regulator, whose amino-acid sequence MGSKRVFPDPATAGNAVEFVALLRARKERANVTYRQLEMNAAASGDVLPRSTLADVLQRATLPHEEHLRVFLRACGCTDREVAVWTAARRRLAAAGEGSTAASPPAGPPDPHPGASRPRRLRYRAMLLALVAAGGVLLAVTAAWTVRGTPNSGDSRLQAPSASAQGGPVAAGEYRIHPVHSYPDRCLDGTGEGSDSLAMVVEWTCTGSRDQVFAVERVSADLYRARPANTIRGAGPWCAAFASSVTGSLWLPRPCRDDDPRQYVKLEPVRLASHAGRPAYSMRTARGDACVTVGREIDRNDVAEVAQHPCMDSPRQQFVLVPVPGTRTGSGGELKALPSVPLRAS is encoded by the coding sequence GTGGGAAGCAAACGCGTATTTCCCGATCCGGCGACCGCCGGTAATGCTGTGGAATTCGTCGCACTCCTGCGCGCGCGTAAAGAACGCGCGAACGTGACTTATAGGCAGCTGGAGATGAATGCGGCGGCATCGGGCGATGTCCTGCCCCGCAGCACATTGGCGGACGTCCTGCAGCGGGCGACGCTTCCGCATGAGGAGCACCTGAGGGTCTTTCTGCGGGCTTGCGGCTGTACCGACCGGGAAGTGGCCGTCTGGACGGCGGCACGCAGGAGGCTCGCCGCGGCCGGCGAGGGAAGCACCGCCGCCTCCCCTCCGGCCGGGCCCCCGGACCCGCATCCGGGCGCCTCCCGGCCGCGTCGGCTGCGGTATCGCGCGATGCTCCTGGCACTCGTTGCCGCGGGCGGCGTACTGCTGGCGGTCACCGCCGCGTGGACCGTCCGGGGAACACCGAACAGCGGCGACAGTCGGCTTCAGGCGCCGTCGGCCTCGGCCCAGGGTGGCCCTGTGGCCGCGGGCGAATACCGCATACATCCCGTCCACAGCTACCCGGACCGCTGTTTGGACGGTACCGGTGAGGGCAGTGACTCCCTCGCCATGGTGGTCGAATGGACATGTACCGGCTCGCGGGACCAGGTGTTCGCCGTGGAGCGCGTCAGCGCCGACCTCTACCGGGCGCGGCCGGCGAACACGATCCGGGGGGCGGGTCCGTGGTGTGCCGCATTCGCCTCTTCCGTGACCGGCTCCCTCTGGCTTCCCCGCCCGTGCCGGGACGACGATCCCCGCCAGTACGTGAAGCTCGAACCAGTCCGCCTCGCCTCTCACGCCGGGAGACCGGCGTACAGCATGCGGACCGCACGGGGCGATGCCTGTGTCACCGTCGGGCGGGAGATCGACCGGAACGACGTCGCCGAGGTCGCTCAGCATCCCTGTATGGACAGCCCGCGCCAGCAATTCGTCCTCGTCCCCGTCCCCGGGACTCGGACGGGGAGCGGCGGCGAGTTGAAGGCCCTTCCCTCCGTCCCCCTGCGCGCGTCCTGA